One window of Medicago truncatula cultivar Jemalong A17 chromosome 2, MtrunA17r5.0-ANR, whole genome shotgun sequence genomic DNA carries:
- the LOC25487963 gene encoding probable receptor-like protein kinase At1g80640 isoform X2 produces MNLLLLLIFISSTILHANAQAQSPGNQDVRIVHHRNLNKRILVGLIACSALLAGIFVFVLYIFFRRHKNLTSSTGKSNGIIEAAKGEKETLSAVSAKLNYSRMADKKSSIAIFDFQLLESATNSFSQDNIMGETGSIIVYRARFDEHFQAAVKKADSNADREFENEVSLLSKIRHQNIIKILGYCIQGPTRGSSLTWYIRLRIAIDVARALEYLHEHSNPPVVHRDLKSSNVLLDSDFNAKLSDFGLAVASGVQHKNMKMSGTLGYVAPEYISHGKLTDKSDVYAFGVVLLELLTGRKPMHNMSSDQYQSLVTWAMPQLTDRSKLPSILDPVIQNTMDLKHLYQVAAVAVLCVQAEPSYRPLITDVLHSLIPLVPLELGGSLRVTEPIGSENLQ; encoded by the exons atgaatcttcttcttcttctcatttttatttCCTCAACAATTCTTCATGCAAATGCTCAAGCTCAATCTCCAG GAAATCAGGATGTTAGAATAGTGCACCACCGGAATTTGAATAAGAGAATTCTAGTAGGACTAATTGCTTGTTCTGCTCTTCTTGCTGGAATCTTCGTGTTCGTATTGTATATCTTCTTTCGTCGGCATAAAAACTTAACAAGCTCCACTGGTAAAAGTAATGGAATAATAG AGGCTGCAAAAGGGGAAAAGGAAACCTTAAGCGCTGTTAGTGCTAAACTTAACTACTCAAGAATGGCTGATAAGAAGAGTTCAATTGCTATTTTCGACTTTCAGTTGTTAGAGTCTGCAACAAACAGCTTTTCCCAAGATAATATCATGGGAGAGACTGGTTCTATAATTGTTTACAGAGCTCGTTTCGATGAACATTTCCAGGCTGCTGTCAAGAAAGCAGACAGTAATGCTGATAGAGAATTTGAG AATGAAGTGAGTTTGTTGAGCAAGATTCGGCATCAGAATATCATAAAAATCCTAGGCTACTGTATTCAAG GGCCTACTCGTGGATCGTCTTTAACTTGGTATATCCGGTTAAGAATTGCGATTGATGTTGCTAG AGCATTAGAATATCTCCACGAGCATTCCAATCCTCCTGTGGTTCATAGAGACTTGAAATCTTCCAATGTTCTTCTGGATTCTGATTTTAATGCCAAG CTATCAGATTTTGGACTTGCTGTAGCATCTGGCGTGCAACACAAGAACATGAAGATGTCGGGAACTTTAGGATATGTGGCACCCGAGTACATATCACATG GTAAACTAACTGATAAGAGCGATGTCTATGCTTTCGGAGTTGTCCTTCTAGAATTACTTACTGGAAGAAAACCAATGCATAATATGTCCTCAGATCAATATCAATCTCTGGTTACATGG GCCATGCCTCAGCTAACCGACAGATCAAAGCTTCCAAGTATTCTAGATCCTGTTATCCAAAATACAATGGATTTGAAGCATTTATATCAG GTAGCTGCAGTGGCTGTGCTATGTGTGCAAGCTGAACCAAGTTATAGGCCACTTATAACAGATGTTCTACACTCTCTCATCCCTTTGGTACCCTTAGAGCTTGGAGGGTCACTCAGAGTTACAGAACCAATCGGCTCAGAAAATCttcaatga
- the LOC25487965 gene encoding dicer-like protein 4: protein MDKSNNSSHSTFKSKPKKSRTKVYAAKMVKPNINNQMKMVETVESIVQNPVLKNIDDVLEKIQSSKESVILGKTTTSDEGMKKGCGRSKLYETCAVNHWKPPVFECFKEEGPCHCIMFTFKVIVEMETGKASKNIETSEVTKTTVEVYGAPHKKKKMAADNAAEGALWYLKHIDFVLKNK, encoded by the exons ATGGACAAGAGCAATAATTCTTCTCACTCCACCTTcaag agtaaaccaaaaaaatcaagaacaaaAGTTTATGCTGCAAAAATGGTGAAACCCAACATCAATAATCAAATGAAAATGGTTGAAACTGTTGAAAGCATTGTTCAAAATCCAGTCTTGAAAAACATTGATGATGTTCTTGAAAAAATCCAATCTTCCAAAGAGAGTGTCATTTTAGGGAAGACAACAACTTCAGATGAAG GTATGAAGAAAGGGTGTGGTAGATCAAAGCTGTATGAGACATGTGCTGTAAATCATTGGAAGCCTCCTGTGTTTGAGTGTTTTAAAGAGGAAGGACCATGTCATTGCATAAT GTTCACATTCAAAGTTATTGTTGAGATGGAGACAGGTAAAGCATCTAAAAACATAGAGACAAGTGAAGTAACCAAAACCACTGTAGAGGTTTATGGTGCTcctcataaaaaaaagaaaatggcaGCAGACAACGCAGCCGAGGGTGCGTTGTGGTACTTAAAGCATAtagattttgttttgaagaacaaataa
- the LOC25487963 gene encoding probable receptor-like protein kinase At1g80640 isoform X1, which produces MNLLLLLIFISSTILHANAQAQSPGNQDVRIVHHRNLNKRILVGLIACSALLAGIFVFVLYIFFRRHKNLTSSTGKSNGIIEAAKGEKETLSAVSAKLNYSRMADKKSSIAIFDFQLLESATNSFSQDNIMGETGSIIVYRARFDEHFQAAVKKADSNADREFENEVSLLSKIRHQNIIKILGYCIQGESRFLVYEYMESGSLESQLHGPTRGSSLTWYIRLRIAIDVARALEYLHEHSNPPVVHRDLKSSNVLLDSDFNAKLSDFGLAVASGVQHKNMKMSGTLGYVAPEYISHGKLTDKSDVYAFGVVLLELLTGRKPMHNMSSDQYQSLVTWAMPQLTDRSKLPSILDPVIQNTMDLKHLYQVAAVAVLCVQAEPSYRPLITDVLHSLIPLVPLELGGSLRVTEPIGSENLQ; this is translated from the exons atgaatcttcttcttcttctcatttttatttCCTCAACAATTCTTCATGCAAATGCTCAAGCTCAATCTCCAG GAAATCAGGATGTTAGAATAGTGCACCACCGGAATTTGAATAAGAGAATTCTAGTAGGACTAATTGCTTGTTCTGCTCTTCTTGCTGGAATCTTCGTGTTCGTATTGTATATCTTCTTTCGTCGGCATAAAAACTTAACAAGCTCCACTGGTAAAAGTAATGGAATAATAG AGGCTGCAAAAGGGGAAAAGGAAACCTTAAGCGCTGTTAGTGCTAAACTTAACTACTCAAGAATGGCTGATAAGAAGAGTTCAATTGCTATTTTCGACTTTCAGTTGTTAGAGTCTGCAACAAACAGCTTTTCCCAAGATAATATCATGGGAGAGACTGGTTCTATAATTGTTTACAGAGCTCGTTTCGATGAACATTTCCAGGCTGCTGTCAAGAAAGCAGACAGTAATGCTGATAGAGAATTTGAG AATGAAGTGAGTTTGTTGAGCAAGATTCGGCATCAGAATATCATAAAAATCCTAGGCTACTGTATTCAAGGTGAATCGAGGTTTCTTGTTTATGAGTACATGGAGAGTGGTTCTCTGGAATCTCAATTGCACG GGCCTACTCGTGGATCGTCTTTAACTTGGTATATCCGGTTAAGAATTGCGATTGATGTTGCTAG AGCATTAGAATATCTCCACGAGCATTCCAATCCTCCTGTGGTTCATAGAGACTTGAAATCTTCCAATGTTCTTCTGGATTCTGATTTTAATGCCAAG CTATCAGATTTTGGACTTGCTGTAGCATCTGGCGTGCAACACAAGAACATGAAGATGTCGGGAACTTTAGGATATGTGGCACCCGAGTACATATCACATG GTAAACTAACTGATAAGAGCGATGTCTATGCTTTCGGAGTTGTCCTTCTAGAATTACTTACTGGAAGAAAACCAATGCATAATATGTCCTCAGATCAATATCAATCTCTGGTTACATGG GCCATGCCTCAGCTAACCGACAGATCAAAGCTTCCAAGTATTCTAGATCCTGTTATCCAAAATACAATGGATTTGAAGCATTTATATCAG GTAGCTGCAGTGGCTGTGCTATGTGTGCAAGCTGAACCAAGTTATAGGCCACTTATAACAGATGTTCTACACTCTCTCATCCCTTTGGTACCCTTAGAGCTTGGAGGGTCACTCAGAGTTACAGAACCAATCGGCTCAGAAAATCttcaatga